The following nucleotide sequence is from Methanofastidiosum sp..
AGAGCCTTAGATGATGCAATAGGCGTATTAATTACTGTTGTCAAAGAAGGAATTATTTGCACTGGAGCTGGAGCTACAGAGATGGAAATTGCTAAAAGATTGGCTACATTCTCAAATTCTGTAAAAGGTAGAGAACAGCTTGCAGTTAAGGCATTTGCTGAGGCTTTAGAAGGAATACCAAAAGCGATTGCAGACAATTCCGGTCTTGACATGATAGACATGCTAGTAAATCTTAGGGCGGCCCACAATAAAGACAATGGAAAATCAATGGGAATAAATATCAAAAATGGAAAAGTAGAAGACATGTTAAAAGCAGGAGTAGTTGAGCCTTTAAAATTAAAAGAGCAGGCAATAAAAAGTGCATCAGAATCAGTAGTAATGATACTTAGAATAGACGATGTCTTGGCAGGAAAAGAACTTGCAAAATCTGAAGCCTATAGAAACATGAGCGCAGGCTCTCAAATTGCTTAAATACTTTTTAATTTTTTTGTATTTTTAAAAAATAAAAATAATTTTTTCTTATTTTGGAATCAAGACTTTATCAATCATGTGACATATTCCATTTGAACATAGAATGTCAGGTTTTATGGCAATTGCATTTTCAAGCATTACCGTTTCAATTTCATTTGAACCTGCAGTTGATTTGGCCGAAGATATTTTAAGCTCTTTGCCTTGTAATGTCTTTACTTTGTTCAGTCCACCATGCATTCCAGAAAGTTTTCTTAATTCTGAAAGGTCATGTTTTCCGGATACAACATGATATTTCAATATTTCAGTTAACTTTGCCTTATCTTTAAGTAAACTTTCGACTGTACCTTTGGGGAGTGCTGCAAATGCACTATCTTGTGGTGCAAAAACTGTAAATGGTCCAGGTCCACTTAATACATCTACTAATCCCGCAACTTTTACCGCTTCAACTAACGTTTTAAAATTTCCTGCCGCAATGGCCGTTTCGACAATATTTTTCATATTTTCACCATATAATACTATACTCAAAATTATTTATCTTTTTCCCTTATTTAATAAATTAATAATGAAAATATATTTATATTAAATAATAAATACAATTAGAATAATTTAATTTATCGGGAATACGAAAAATAATTATTTTTGGTAAATATTAGATAAAGTAAAAGAAAATTGGTAAAACTTATATACTAGTTAATAAAAAATTAGACAATGTCTTGATAAACTAAGTTTAACTTAGTTTATTAGACTAAAAAAAGGAGGTTTGAAAAAATGGAAAGAGAAACATGGGGCAGTAAAATGGGCTTTTGGCTAGCTGCTGCTGGTTCTGCCATTGGACTTGGTAATATATGGCGTTTCCCTTATCTTACCGGTGCAAACGGTGGAGCTGCATTTGTCTTTATATATCTGTTAATTGTTTTAACTATTGGAATTTCAGTCATGTTAGCTGAATTTACAATAGGAAGACACACAAATCTAAATGCTGTTGGTGCATTTCAAAAACTAAAAGGTGGACCATGGCAGATAGCTGGTTGGATGGGAGTAATTGCAGGATTTGTTATTCTATCATATTACTCTGTAATTGGTGGATGGACAATAAAATATATACTCAGTTCATTTACTGGCATGATATCTACAAGTACTGATTCAACAAGCTATTTCCTTAGTTTCATTGCTAATGGACCCCAAACAGTTTTGTATCACGCTATCTTTATGGCAATCGTAATATTTGTAGTATATAGGGGCGTTGGAAAAGGAATAGAAGACACTTGCAAAATATTAATGCCAGCATTGTTCATACTCTTAGCAATATTAATTATTAGAGCAGTTACATTGCCAGGAGCACTTGCAGGCATAAACTTCTACCTTAATCCAGATTTTTCTAAGGTTACAGGAAAAACTATTCTTGCTGCACTTGGTCAAGCTTTCTTCTCGCTCTCATTGGGAATGGGGTGTATGATTACATATGGTAGTTATATAAAATCAAAGAAAGAATCATTACCAAGAGCCGCTGCAACTATAACATTATTGGATACTGGAGCTGCTTTTCTTGCCGGATTCGTTATATTTCCAACAGTTTTTGCATTTGGGGCTCAACCAAGCGCTGGACCGGGGCTTACATTCATTACACTACCTAAGGTATTTGCAATGATGCCCGGAGGCCAAATATGGTCTGCATTGTTCTTCCTACTTCTATGTGTTGCTGCAATTACATCTGCAATTTCATTACTAGAAGTGGTCGTAGCATATGTAATAGACAATCTCAAATGGCCAAGGCATAAGGCAGCTTTAATAATAGGCGGATCAATACTTCTATTAGGTATACCATCTGCATTATCCCAAGGGGCAGTTTCTATAAACATTTTGGGAATGAGTTTCTTAGACTTCTTGGATTTCGTGGCTAATAATATCTTATTAACTGTGGGTGGATTATTAATATCGCTCTTTGTTGGTTGGATAATTCCCGAAATCGCAAAGAAAGAAACTACCGCACATGGACCATTCACATTTCAGCCAATTTGGATATGGATATGCAGAATAGTAGCTCCCTTAGCGATATTCATCATAATCTTAGGCGGATTTGGACTATTCTAAATTTTTTATATTTTATTTTTTTAAGATTTAAATTTCTGGTGAGTCAATGGCTGAATGTTTGTACATGGAAGATTCTTACTTAAAAGAATTTGATGCAAATGTAATCTCTGCTAAAGGGAAATACATAATATTAGACAAAACTTCATTTTATCCAAATAGTGGAGGGGTAGAATGGGACACTGGTAAAATCATAAGTAAAAAAAATGGAAAAGAGTACAAGGTTATCTATGTGGGTAAATTTGAAGGAGAGATAAGCCATGAAACAGATGAAGAAGGGCTTATATTAGGAGATGAAGTGCATTGTACTATAGATTGGAACAGAAGATACCGATTAATGAGATATCATACAGCGGCCCATCTTATCTCTGGTATATTTAATAGAAATTACAACTTATTAATAACTGGCAATCAATTAACATCCGAGAAAGGGAGAATTGATCTCAATATGGAAAAATTTGATATGGAGTTTATCAAGAAAATAATTGATGAAGCAAATGAAATTATAAAGAAGGATCTACCTGTAGATATTTATTACAAAGATATTGAAGAGGCTAAAAAGGATACATCTCTATTCAAACTAGCTATGGATTTTCCTCATGAAGTTAAGAAATTAAGAATAGTAGATATAAAAGGATTTGATGCTCAAGCTGATGGCGGATGCCATGTAAAAAGTTTGAAGGAAATCGGCAAGATTATATTCCTTGAAGCTGTCAATAAGGGAAAAAACAACAGAAGAATATACTTTGCTCTTGAAGACTAGGAATAATTTAATAAGCAAATTATTTATCATCATTTCATGAAAAAAAACTATTGGACCATTGTCATTTCTGCAATTTTTTTTGGTCTAATAATACCAGGAGGACAGTTTTTTTCAAATCTTGGTTTTTCTCTTTATGATATCTCAGTCTATCCTTTATTGTTCCTTTTTTTGTATACTCTACCCATAATTGCTATTAAAAAAACATTTCCCCTTAATCGAGATAATATTTTATTTTTTTTACTGTATGGGCTTATTGGTGCTTTATTGCAATTGACACAATATGGAGGGGTTATTTTTGGGACTCCTGTGGCTATTGTTGCCATATTACTTTACACTCAACCCATATGGACAACTTTTTTTGGGAGATTAATCCTTAATGAAAAAATAACTAAAATGAAATTATTAGCAGTGACTGTTGCATTTCTTGGCGTCGTTTTTCTTCTTTCTCCTTGGAATATTAGTAATGTTGGTAGTACAAAAGGGTTGATTTCTTCTTTACTAGCCGGAATATTCCTCTCTTTATGGGTCATCTTTGCTAGAAAGACAGGAGTTAATAAAGATTATTACATAAATACTTTATCAGCTTATTCTTTTATATCGCTAATTTGGTTAATAGTTTTATTCCCCGTAATTAAAATTTTCTATAATAATGAATACCTAACAAGACTGTCTTATAATTTCCCAACTATTTATTGGGCGTATTTTGGTTTATTTTGTCTAATTGCTGTATTCGTGCCAAACTCCTTATTTTACAAAGCTATCGAAGAAGTAGAAGCATCTAAAGCCGGTATAATACTCCTTCTGGAGCCAGTTGTTGCATCTATCGTAGCCATGTTAGTATTTAGCCAGTATCTTAATTCAAGTATATTTGTAGGCGGCGGATTAATTCTTATATCAAATTATTTGGCAATGAAAGAGTAATAAAAGATTGCAATATATTTATATAACGTATAATAACGTTATTCATATGAAAAAAAGTGAAACGTCTGAGGGAATTGATTCTGATCTAACTTGCGAATTAATAGAGCAGGCATATAAACTTGGTGTCGACACATTTGGAATTGCAGATCTAGAGTTACTAAGAGAATATGACACCCACCCCAAAAATCTACTAGAAAACTATTCCAGAGGTATTAGCATAGGATTAAAAGCTCCGGACGAAGTTATTGAAAAACTTCCAGAAAGTAGGCCAATCTATGCAAAACATTATGTTATGATTAATGACAGATTAGATTTTATAGCTTACAGTCTTTCAAGATTTTTAGAATCCAAAAAATATAAAGCGCTCCCCATACCTGCATCAAAACCTCTCAAAGACTTGAAATGGAGGAGTTTTATATCCCACCGGGCTATTGCAAGAACTGCTGGCGTAGGCTGGATTGGAAAATCATTAAATTTAATAACCAAAGAATATGGCCCAAGAATCCGTTTTGCATCAATATTGACAGATGCCCCTCTTGAAATGGGGAAACCTTTAGAGAACAAATGTGGCGAATGTCAAAATTGCATTGATAGCTGCATTGTTGGAGCATTAAAAATTACTAGTTTCAAGGACTATCCCAAGAAAAGAGAAATTGCCCTTGACATAGATAAATGTGTTTCGAAACTTCAAGAATTTTCAAAAGATCCTGATTTAGATGTTATGGTTTGTGGCATATGTTTAAAGGTGTGCCCTTGGGGAAGAATTAATAAATAGTTGGAGTTATATAAATAAATTGGCATGCAAAAAATCCTAATACAAAGTATTCTATAATGTTAAAATATTTATATATCTTAGGCAGGGAATACATAAATGAAAGATGAAGAGAAATCTAAAGAACAATTGTTAGAAGATATCGCACAACTCAAAGAAGATTATCAATGCTACAAATTTCTTTTTGATAACGCCCCTCTGGGTTATATCTCAATTGATAAACACGGGAGGATTATAAAAGCTAATAGAATCTGTCTTGAATACTTAAATTATTCTGAAGAAGAACTTATTGGAAATTATTTAAATAAATTTATTAGCCCCGACTATCTTGATGATTTTACAAATTTTTTAGACAATTTCCTTGAAGAAGGTGTTGCAAAAAATGTAGAGTTTGAAATATTAAAGAAGTGTGACAAAAAAATTTTGTTTTCTATTAATGGCAAAATTGCCTATGATAGTAAAGGGCATTGCATAAAGGGCCATTTAATTTTAAATAATATTAAGGAAAAAAGAACAGTACTAGAAGCAATAACTGCAGGTAGGCAAAGATTGTATTCTCTATTGGAAGAATTACCTGCATATGTATGTGTTTATGGCCCAGATCTTTCAATGAAATTCGTGAATAGATATCTAAGAGATAATTTTGATTTGGCTGATGGAAAAAGTTGTCATAAGATATTCCATGGTTTAGAAGATAGAAGCCAAGAGCCGTGTTCATCATGCCCTGTTTTAGGTGTGTTCTCAACTAATAAAATAAATATTAGTGAAAGAACTCAAATCAATGGAAAAACTTACCAAATTTACGATTTTCCATTCAAAGATTATGATGGAACTATGCTTACTGTAGAAATGGGCATTGACATAACAGAAAGGAAAAAAATTCAAGAAGAACTTCAAACAAGAGAAAACACTCTAAATGGAATATTCGCAGCCGCCCCTATTGGTATTGGACTTATTAATGATAGAAAAATACAATGGTGTAATCCAAGAATGTGCGAAATGACTGGTTATTCTTATGAAGAGCTTAATAATAACGATACTAAATTATTATATGAACAAGAAAAAGAATATACTCATGTAGGCAGAGAACTAGAAATGAGCCACGAAGAAAATAAAATGGTAGATATAGAAACAAGATGGAAAAGAAAAAATGGAAGTGTTTTTGATTGCCATCTTAGAAGCAGTCCCCTGGATCCATCAAATCCTAAAAATGGAAACATTATCGCAATTATGGATATTACAGATAGAAAAAAAGCTCAGCTTCAACTTGAAGAAAATATACAATATATTGCCTTTTTAATTGACAACATAAGGAATCCCTTATCTATTATAAGTGGCTACGCCGAACTTAAAATAGAAGATGAAAGAATGAATAAAAGAATACTAAATCAAGTAGACAAAATTGAAGATTTGATAGAGGGATTAGACAGGGGATGGATTGATTCAGAAGACACAAAAGATTTTTTAAGAAGTTTCATGTAATTCGTTTGGAAAATATAAATAGAAAATAATAAATGTCTTATTGTTGATATAAAAATTAGTATTATAATAAATAAAAGAAATGTTAATCCATCAAGAATATTGCAGCAGCTAAGACGGTTGTCCATTTACCACATGCGTCGCCTTTAGTTGCAATGGCAATGCTTTCACTGTCAATTATTTTACCACTTGCTTTGTATATCTCGTTTCTTTCATCCCAAGCCGTATCTGGATTAAAGTCTATACCCAAAGTCGTTGCTAGCATCGTAGCGGCAAGGTCTTCCGCATAATCTCCAGAAAACTTTTCATCTTGCCCAAACATGTGGACTTCACTTAAATATCCATAAGTTCCTTTCTCTGCTGGCACAGCAAGACCTACTGCAGAGGATAATTGTCTATGAGGCTCATCTGTAGCATTTCTTGCCATTACACAATAAGTGATTTGTCCAGCTTTCAAGCATTTAAGTCCTTCCTCTCTCGGTATAATCTCACAATGAGGGGGAAGAATACTTGATACATAAACAAGATTGCATTTTTCTATTCCGGCTTCTCTTAGTGCAAGCT
It contains:
- a CDS encoding alanyl-tRNA editing protein → MAECLYMEDSYLKEFDANVISAKGKYIILDKTSFYPNSGGVEWDTGKIISKKNGKEYKVIYVGKFEGEISHETDEEGLILGDEVHCTIDWNRRYRLMRYHTAAHLISGIFNRNYNLLITGNQLTSEKGRIDLNMEKFDMEFIKKIIDEANEIIKKDLPVDIYYKDIEEAKKDTSLFKLAMDFPHEVKKLRIVDIKGFDAQADGGCHVKSLKEIGKIIFLEAVNKGKNNRRIYFALED
- a CDS encoding 4Fe-4S double cluster binding domain-containing protein; translated protein: MKKSETSEGIDSDLTCELIEQAYKLGVDTFGIADLELLREYDTHPKNLLENYSRGISIGLKAPDEVIEKLPESRPIYAKHYVMINDRLDFIAYSLSRFLESKKYKALPIPASKPLKDLKWRSFISHRAIARTAGVGWIGKSLNLITKEYGPRIRFASILTDAPLEMGKPLENKCGECQNCIDSCIVGALKITSFKDYPKKREIALDIDKCVSKLQEFSKDPDLDVMVCGICLKVCPWGRINK
- a CDS encoding DMT family transporter, with the translated sequence MKKNYWTIVISAIFFGLIIPGGQFFSNLGFSLYDISVYPLLFLFLYTLPIIAIKKTFPLNRDNILFFLLYGLIGALLQLTQYGGVIFGTPVAIVAILLYTQPIWTTFFGRLILNEKITKMKLLAVTVAFLGVVFLLSPWNISNVGSTKGLISSLLAGIFLSLWVIFARKTGVNKDYYINTLSAYSFISLIWLIVLFPVIKIFYNNEYLTRLSYNFPTIYWAYFGLFCLIAVFVPNSLFYKAIEEVEASKAGIILLLEPVVASIVAMLVFSQYLNSSIFVGGGLILISNYLAMKE
- a CDS encoding sodium-dependent transporter; amino-acid sequence: MERETWGSKMGFWLAAAGSAIGLGNIWRFPYLTGANGGAAFVFIYLLIVLTIGISVMLAEFTIGRHTNLNAVGAFQKLKGGPWQIAGWMGVIAGFVILSYYSVIGGWTIKYILSSFTGMISTSTDSTSYFLSFIANGPQTVLYHAIFMAIVIFVVYRGVGKGIEDTCKILMPALFILLAILIIRAVTLPGALAGINFYLNPDFSKVTGKTILAALGQAFFSLSLGMGCMITYGSYIKSKKESLPRAAATITLLDTGAAFLAGFVIFPTVFAFGAQPSAGPGLTFITLPKVFAMMPGGQIWSALFFLLLCVAAITSAISLLEVVVAYVIDNLKWPRHKAALIIGGSILLLGIPSALSQGAVSINILGMSFLDFLDFVANNILLTVGGLLISLFVGWIIPEIAKKETTAHGPFTFQPIWIWICRIVAPLAIFIIILGGFGLF
- a CDS encoding PAS domain S-box protein, coding for MKDEEKSKEQLLEDIAQLKEDYQCYKFLFDNAPLGYISIDKHGRIIKANRICLEYLNYSEEELIGNYLNKFISPDYLDDFTNFLDNFLEEGVAKNVEFEILKKCDKKILFSINGKIAYDSKGHCIKGHLILNNIKEKRTVLEAITAGRQRLYSLLEELPAYVCVYGPDLSMKFVNRYLRDNFDLADGKSCHKIFHGLEDRSQEPCSSCPVLGVFSTNKINISERTQINGKTYQIYDFPFKDYDGTMLTVEMGIDITERKKIQEELQTRENTLNGIFAAAPIGIGLINDRKIQWCNPRMCEMTGYSYEELNNNDTKLLYEQEKEYTHVGRELEMSHEENKMVDIETRWKRKNGSVFDCHLRSSPLDPSNPKNGNIIAIMDITDRKKAQLQLEENIQYIAFLIDNIRNPLSIISGYAELKIEDERMNKRILNQVDKIEDLIEGLDRGWIDSEDTKDFLRSFM
- a CDS encoding arginine decarboxylase, pyruvoyl-dependent, translated to MVPKRVFFVKGKGVHKDQLQSFELALREAGIEKCNLVYVSSILPPHCEIIPREEGLKCLKAGQITYCVMARNATDEPHRQLSSAVGLAVPAEKGTYGYLSEVHMFGQDEKFSGDYAEDLAATMLATTLGIDFNPDTAWDERNEIYKASGKIIDSESIAIATKGDACGKWTTVLAAAIFLMD
- a CDS encoding fasciclin domain-containing protein; the encoded protein is MKNIVETAIAAGNFKTLVEAVKVAGLVDVLSGPGPFTVFAPQDSAFAALPKGTVESLLKDKAKLTEILKYHVVSGKHDLSELRKLSGMHGGLNKVKTLQGKELKISSAKSTAGSNEIETVMLENAIAIKPDILCSNGICHMIDKVLIPK